One region of Mycolicibacterium lutetiense genomic DNA includes:
- a CDS encoding MarR family winged helix-turn-helix transcriptional regulator encodes MCYAYIVSRYNQLDELLVRIHIVRQRPGWRRRLIDASGGVPSLSTLRALRAVEQREKAGQSASVGEVAEYMAVEHSTASRTVGNVVAAGLLTKTHDAEDQRRCALTLTDDGRKALADVTERRREMVAETVAEWSESDVDTLVDLLERLVTDFERGVSS; translated from the coding sequence ATGTGCTATGCATATATCGTGTCTCGCTACAACCAACTCGATGAGCTCCTGGTGCGCATCCACATCGTCCGGCAGCGCCCGGGTTGGCGGCGCCGGCTGATCGACGCGTCGGGCGGCGTCCCGTCGCTGTCGACGCTGCGGGCGCTGCGCGCCGTCGAGCAGCGGGAGAAGGCCGGGCAGAGCGCTTCGGTCGGCGAGGTCGCCGAGTACATGGCCGTCGAGCACTCCACCGCCAGCCGCACGGTCGGCAACGTCGTCGCCGCCGGGCTGCTCACCAAAACCCACGACGCCGAGGATCAGCGCCGGTGCGCCCTCACCCTTACCGATGACGGCCGCAAGGCCCTGGCCGACGTCACCGAGCGGCGCCGGGAAATGGTCGCCGAGACCGTGGCCGAATGGTCGGAGTCCGACGTCGACACCCTCGTCGACCTGTTGGAGCGACTGGTCACCGATTTCGAGCGGGGGGTCAGCTCGTGA
- a CDS encoding phospholipase effector Tle1 domain-containing protein, with protein sequence MKNIALCFDHSDEHPGLRDASNAEILFRLLDDTDQLTWYHSGAATQPGRRITPGRRGDSASEARTAIAEAYRFLGDAWDPGDRIFVFGGGEGGHRAGELATLLGTVGLLPAHSDDVLDYALATYVLPRTARTPQDWRQIRVLAAQLFGERDPAVPVRFVGLWNATATPGTKHNKGPLPTVESGRHAVAIDGGRRSMRYGERLDEVWFRGSHGDVTGGAGACWPLADIALDWMLDGAISSGLRVHDHSACPTDLDALAGTAPAIGRCRPPLDAKVHASVEVYLRSHPHYWRRLPARFEWTDTEWLARGERLVHTPVTVPVQRDILTAVAS encoded by the coding sequence GTGAAGAACATCGCGCTTTGCTTCGACCACTCAGATGAACATCCCGGACTCCGTGACGCGTCGAATGCCGAGATACTTTTTCGGTTGCTGGACGACACCGATCAGTTGACCTGGTATCACAGCGGCGCGGCCACGCAGCCCGGCAGACGTATCACGCCGGGCCGCCGCGGCGACTCGGCCAGCGAAGCCCGGACGGCCATCGCCGAGGCGTATCGCTTCCTCGGCGACGCGTGGGATCCCGGAGATCGGATCTTCGTGTTCGGCGGCGGCGAGGGTGGGCATCGCGCCGGTGAACTGGCCACGCTCCTCGGCACGGTCGGCTTGTTGCCGGCTCATTCCGATGACGTTCTGGACTACGCACTGGCCACCTATGTCCTGCCCCGTACGGCGCGCACGCCCCAGGACTGGCGACAGATCAGGGTGTTGGCGGCCCAGTTGTTCGGTGAACGCGATCCGGCCGTGCCGGTGCGGTTCGTCGGGCTGTGGAATGCCACGGCCACTCCGGGCACCAAGCACAACAAGGGTCCGCTGCCGACAGTGGAGTCCGGCCGGCACGCGGTGGCGATCGACGGCGGTCGCCGGTCGATGCGGTACGGCGAACGCCTGGACGAAGTCTGGTTCCGTGGATCCCACGGCGATGTCACCGGCGGCGCCGGCGCGTGCTGGCCGCTGGCCGACATCGCTCTGGACTGGATGCTCGACGGGGCCATCTCCTCGGGGCTGCGGGTTCACGATCACAGCGCCTGCCCCACCGATCTCGACGCCCTGGCCGGGACTGCGCCGGCGATCGGCCGGTGCCGGCCGCCGCTGGATGCCAAGGTGCATGCCAGTGTCGAGGTGTACCTGCGTTCGCATCCGCACTATTGGCGGCGACTGCCCGCGCGTTTCGAATGGACCGACACCGAGTGGCTGGCGCGCGGTGAGCGCCTGGTCCACACGCCCGTGACGGTGCCGGTGCAGCGCGACATTCTCACCGCCGTCGCCTCGTGA
- the recC gene encoding exodeoxyribonuclease V subunit gamma, protein MALHLHRAERTDLLADGLADLLSHPPADPFAQELVLVPAKGVERWLSQRLSNRLGVCAAVEFRNPRSLIAELTGTAEDDPWSADAMAWPLLAVIDDNLDQPWCAPVATHLGHFETGDEYELRQGRRYAVARRLAGLFASYARQRPQLLIDWAELPEDLSWQAPLWQALLERIDADPPHLRHAKTLARLMESPSDLPERLSLFGHTRLPATEIELLTALATHHDLHLWLPHPSDGLWQSLAAHTGALPRREDNSHRVVGHPLLATLGRDLRELQRGLPIPDTDEYLSGTGYPDTVLGWLQSDIAANAVRPTGRVPRREDRSVQVHSCHGPARQIEVLREVLLGLLADDPTLEPRDILVMCPDIETYAPLITAGFGLGDVVRGAHPAHRLRVRLADRALVQTNPLLSVAASVLALAGGRATASEVLNLAESDPVRAQFGFTDDDLEAITAWVREANIRWGFDQEHRGPYGVEFLHNTWRFGIDRVLAGVAMSDDSHAWLGTTLPLDDVSSNRVELAGRFADFVETLSHTVRQLSGVRPLHEWLSALSTGIEALACSDEEWPAAQVQREFADITDAAGAAATPLRLSDVRALLDRHLAGRPTRANFRTGTLTVCTMVPMRSVPHRVVCLVGLDDGVFPRLGAVDGDDVLARDPRTGERDIRSEDRQLLLDAISAATQTLVVTYTGANEYSGQARPPAVPLAELLDTLRVTAEQPPAVVTTHPLQPFDIRNVTPGALLPDGPFTFDPTVLTAAQASAGQRASRPPFFAHQLPALPTGDVALEDLVTFFRDPVKGFFRALDYTLPWDVDGVSDVMPVDIDALEEWTVGDRMLGDIMRGMTPADAQQAEWRRGTLPPGQLGWRRAIALRDRCALLATEALRYRDADPQAFDVDIQLGGGRRITGTVSPVFGDRLVSVTYSKLGGKHLLQSWIPLLALAAGHSGRDWSAVCIGRPRRGDTPLIETLDSPDDPVALLGDLVAIYDAGRREPLPLPVKTSYAWAAARHAGDDPEREASYRWRSGRFPGEDEAPAHVRAWGRSAPLSRLVGLVEYAERLWLPVLQAERSRR, encoded by the coding sequence ATGGCACTGCACCTGCACCGGGCCGAGCGCACCGATCTGCTCGCCGACGGGCTGGCAGATCTGCTGTCGCACCCGCCGGCTGACCCGTTCGCCCAGGAGTTGGTGCTGGTGCCGGCCAAGGGTGTGGAGCGTTGGCTGAGTCAGCGGCTGTCGAACCGGTTGGGGGTGTGCGCGGCGGTCGAGTTCCGCAACCCGCGTTCGCTGATCGCCGAGTTGACCGGGACCGCCGAGGACGATCCGTGGTCGGCCGACGCGATGGCCTGGCCGCTGCTGGCGGTCATCGACGACAACCTGGATCAGCCGTGGTGTGCGCCGGTGGCCACCCATCTCGGTCACTTCGAGACCGGTGACGAGTATGAGCTGCGTCAGGGCCGACGCTATGCGGTGGCCCGACGGTTGGCCGGACTGTTCGCCTCGTATGCGCGGCAGCGCCCGCAACTGCTGATCGATTGGGCGGAGCTGCCCGAGGACCTGTCCTGGCAGGCTCCGTTGTGGCAGGCACTGCTCGAGCGGATCGACGCCGATCCCCCGCACCTGCGGCACGCGAAAACCCTTGCCCGGCTGATGGAATCGCCCAGTGATCTGCCCGAGCGGCTGTCGTTGTTCGGGCACACCCGGTTACCGGCCACCGAGATCGAACTGCTCACCGCGCTGGCCACCCATCACGATCTGCACCTGTGGCTGCCGCACCCCAGCGATGGCCTGTGGCAGTCACTGGCCGCGCACACCGGCGCGCTCCCCCGTCGCGAGGACAACAGTCACCGCGTGGTGGGCCACCCGCTGCTGGCCACCCTCGGCCGCGATCTGCGGGAGCTGCAGCGCGGGCTGCCGATTCCGGACACCGACGAATATCTCAGTGGCACAGGCTATCCCGATACAGTCCTGGGCTGGCTGCAGTCGGATATTGCGGCCAACGCGGTGCGGCCGACCGGGCGGGTGCCGCGGCGGGAGGACCGCTCGGTGCAGGTGCACAGCTGCCACGGCCCGGCCCGTCAGATCGAGGTGCTGCGTGAGGTGCTCCTAGGCCTGCTCGCCGACGATCCGACACTGGAGCCCCGCGACATCCTGGTGATGTGCCCCGATATCGAGACCTACGCACCGTTGATCACGGCCGGGTTCGGGCTGGGCGATGTGGTACGCGGCGCGCATCCGGCGCACCGGCTGCGGGTGCGGCTGGCCGATCGTGCCCTGGTACAGACGAATCCGCTGCTGTCGGTGGCCGCGTCGGTGCTGGCTTTGGCCGGCGGGCGGGCCACCGCGAGCGAGGTGCTCAACCTGGCCGAGTCCGATCCGGTGCGGGCCCAGTTCGGGTTCACCGACGATGATCTGGAGGCCATCACCGCCTGGGTACGTGAGGCCAACATCCGGTGGGGTTTCGACCAGGAGCACCGCGGCCCGTACGGCGTCGAGTTCCTACACAACACCTGGCGTTTCGGCATCGACCGGGTGTTGGCCGGGGTGGCGATGTCCGATGACTCGCACGCCTGGCTGGGCACCACGCTGCCGCTCGATGACGTCAGCAGTAACCGGGTCGAGCTGGCCGGCCGGTTCGCCGACTTCGTGGAGACGCTCAGCCACACGGTCCGTCAGCTCAGCGGTGTCCGACCGTTGCACGAGTGGCTATCGGCGCTGAGCACCGGGATCGAGGCGCTGGCCTGTTCCGACGAGGAGTGGCCTGCGGCCCAGGTGCAGCGCGAGTTCGCGGACATCACCGACGCCGCAGGTGCGGCAGCAACACCGCTGCGGCTCAGTGATGTTCGGGCGCTGCTGGATCGGCATCTGGCGGGTCGTCCGACGCGCGCCAACTTCCGTACCGGAACCCTGACGGTGTGCACCATGGTGCCGATGCGCTCGGTTCCGCACCGGGTGGTGTGCCTGGTCGGACTGGACGACGGTGTGTTTCCGCGACTGGGGGCCGTCGACGGCGACGACGTGCTGGCCCGCGATCCCCGCACCGGTGAGCGCGACATCCGCTCGGAGGACCGCCAGTTGCTGCTCGACGCGATCAGCGCGGCCACGCAGACGCTCGTGGTCACCTATACCGGCGCCAACGAGTACTCCGGTCAGGCCCGGCCGCCGGCGGTGCCGCTGGCCGAGCTGCTCGACACCCTCAGGGTCACCGCCGAGCAACCCCCGGCCGTTGTCACCACACACCCGTTGCAGCCCTTCGACATTCGCAACGTCACGCCCGGCGCTTTGCTACCCGACGGGCCGTTCACCTTCGACCCCACCGTGCTCACCGCGGCACAGGCCAGCGCCGGGCAGCGGGCGAGCCGGCCGCCGTTCTTCGCGCATCAGCTGCCGGCCCTTCCCACTGGTGACGTCGCGTTGGAGGATCTCGTCACCTTCTTCAGGGATCCGGTGAAGGGCTTCTTCCGGGCGCTGGACTACACGCTGCCCTGGGATGTGGACGGGGTGTCGGATGTGATGCCGGTCGATATCGATGCCCTGGAGGAATGGACTGTCGGCGATCGGATGCTCGGCGACATCATGCGGGGCATGACCCCGGCCGACGCCCAGCAGGCCGAGTGGCGGCGCGGCACCCTGCCGCCGGGACAGTTGGGCTGGCGCCGCGCGATCGCGCTGCGCGATCGGTGCGCACTGCTGGCCACCGAGGCGCTGCGGTACCGGGACGCCGACCCGCAGGCCTTTGACGTCGATATCCAGCTGGGCGGCGGGCGGCGGATCACCGGGACGGTCTCGCCGGTGTTCGGTGACCGGCTGGTGTCGGTGACCTACTCCAAGCTCGGCGGCAAGCACCTCCTGCAGTCCTGGATTCCGTTGTTGGCGTTGGCTGCCGGGCATTCCGGCCGGGACTGGTCGGCGGTGTGCATCGGGCGGCCCCGGCGCGGCGACACCCCGCTCATCGAAACGTTGGACAGCCCGGACGATCCGGTCGCGCTACTCGGCGATCTGGTGGCCATCTATGACGCGGGCCGCCGGGAGCCACTGCCGCTGCCCGTCAAGACCTCCTATGCGTGGGCGGCAGCGCGCCATGCCGGTGACGACCCGGAGCGCGAGGCCTCCTACCGATGGCGCAGTGGAAGATTCCCCGGCGAGGATGAGGCGCCGGCCCATGTGCGGGCGTGGGGCCGCAGTGCACCGTTGAGCCGGCTGGTCGGGCTGGTCGAGTACGCCGAGCGGTTGTGGCTGCCCGTCCTGCAGGCCGAAAGGTCGCGCCGGTGA
- a CDS encoding Rrf2 family transcriptional regulator has product MHLTRFTDLGLRTLMLLSSGESEERRITTRTIASGAAASEHHVAKAVSRLSELGMVHARRGRVGGLVLTDAGRNASIGWLVRELEGDREVIECGGDSPCPLIAACRLRRVLADAKEAFYRELDKYTVTDLTADSRLPIVLQLTTPERNPR; this is encoded by the coding sequence ATGCACCTCACCCGGTTCACCGACCTAGGGCTACGCACGCTGATGCTGCTGTCCTCGGGTGAATCAGAGGAGCGGCGCATCACCACCCGCACCATCGCCTCGGGGGCTGCCGCCTCCGAACACCACGTCGCCAAAGCCGTGTCCAGATTGTCCGAGCTCGGCATGGTGCACGCCCGCCGCGGCCGCGTCGGGGGACTGGTGCTCACCGACGCCGGGCGCAACGCCTCGATCGGCTGGCTCGTGCGCGAACTCGAAGGGGACCGCGAGGTCATCGAATGCGGCGGGGATTCCCCCTGCCCGCTGATCGCAGCCTGCCGGCTACGCCGGGTCCTGGCCGACGCAAAGGAGGCGTTCTATCGCGAACTCGACAAATACACCGTCACCGACCTGACGGCCGACAGCCGCCTACCGATTGTTCTGCAACTCACCACCCCCGAAAGGAATCCCCGATGA
- a CDS encoding globin domain-containing protein codes for MTVTSPEPSAVRDELEPKHAEIVSATLPLIGAHIDEITSEFYRRLFANHPELLRNLFNRGNQAQGAQQRALAASIATFATHLVNPDLPHPSALLARIGHKHASLGITADQYPIVHDNLFAAIVEVLGADTVTADVAEAWDRVYWIMADTLIALERDLYAGAGVEPGDVFRRLRVVSRVDDPSGAVLVTVRAAEPVNFVAGQYVSVGVTMPDGARQLRQYSLVGAPGSTDLTFAVKPVDAVADQPAGEVSSWIRANLCIGDLLDVTLPFGDLYTGGRPDGPLVLVSAGIGITPMVGILEFVAAEAPDTHVRVLHADRSDSGQPLRERQHELVDALPHASLDLWYEDGVTGGAQGVHAGLLNLDGVELPADAAYYLCGGAGFVDAVRTQLSHRGIAHERVHCELFAPNDWLLD; via the coding sequence ATGACCGTCACCAGCCCCGAGCCGTCTGCGGTACGCGACGAACTGGAGCCCAAGCACGCCGAAATCGTCTCCGCGACACTGCCCCTCATCGGCGCGCACATCGACGAGATCACCTCGGAGTTCTACCGCCGGCTGTTTGCCAACCACCCCGAGCTGCTGCGCAACCTCTTCAACCGTGGCAACCAGGCTCAGGGAGCCCAGCAGCGCGCACTGGCGGCGTCGATCGCCACGTTCGCCACCCACCTGGTCAACCCCGACCTGCCGCACCCGTCGGCGCTGCTGGCCCGCATCGGGCACAAGCACGCCTCGCTGGGCATCACCGCCGACCAGTACCCGATCGTGCACGACAACCTGTTCGCCGCGATCGTCGAGGTGCTGGGCGCCGACACCGTGACAGCCGACGTGGCCGAGGCCTGGGACCGGGTCTACTGGATCATGGCCGACACCCTGATCGCGCTGGAGCGTGACCTCTACGCCGGCGCCGGCGTAGAACCCGGTGACGTCTTCCGGCGGCTGCGCGTCGTCTCCCGCGTCGACGACCCGTCCGGTGCGGTACTGGTCACCGTGCGTGCCGCCGAGCCGGTCAACTTCGTGGCCGGACAGTACGTCTCGGTCGGCGTGACGATGCCCGACGGTGCCCGCCAGCTACGTCAGTACAGCCTGGTCGGCGCACCCGGATCCACCGATCTGACGTTTGCGGTCAAGCCCGTCGACGCCGTCGCGGACCAGCCCGCCGGCGAGGTCTCGTCCTGGATCCGGGCCAATCTCTGCATCGGCGACCTGCTCGACGTCACGCTGCCGTTCGGAGACCTGTACACCGGCGGCCGGCCCGACGGCCCCCTGGTCCTGGTGTCCGCGGGCATCGGGATCACCCCGATGGTCGGCATCCTGGAGTTCGTGGCCGCCGAGGCGCCCGACACCCACGTGCGGGTCCTGCATGCCGACCGCAGTGACAGCGGCCAGCCGCTGCGCGAGCGTCAGCACGAGTTGGTCGACGCGCTGCCCCACGCGAGCCTCGACCTCTGGTACGAGGACGGTGTCACCGGTGGCGCCCAGGGCGTGCACGCCGGACTGCTCAATCTCGACGGGGTGGAACTGCCCGCCGACGCCGCGTACTACCTGTGCGGTGGGGCCGGCTTCGTCGATGCGGTCCGCACTCAGCTGAGCCACCGGGGGATCGCCCACGAGCGGGTGCACTGCGAGCTGTTCGCGCCCAACGATTGGCTCCTGGACTAG
- a CDS encoding MFS transporter, translating to MTAETTARPQPRGALRLMFDPVFGALFWGKIFSVVAVWTHGIVAAIVIFDATGSAVMVGMVGVAQFLPQLILSPTSGKWADIGDPARQILWGRVLCIIGSGSTALWLGLSPDLQGTAAAVPVLVGSTLVGFGFVIGGPAMQSIVPSLIRDGELATAMALNSIPMTIGRILGPAIGALLAARLGAAPGFAISAGLHMVFAIFLLLVTFPTRPERSPHRDYRVRAAVAYVWRDRPLLLALLAVATVGFASDPSITLTPSMAEELGGGAHLVGALSAAFGIGAAVGMVALASMRGRLAAARVSAIGLWLLVAGCGLLALGTVTPLALAGFAVAGLGFGWAMTGLSTVVQERAPEELRGRIMALWLVGFLGSRPFAAALLGGAADMFSVRVAFVIAGALTLAVALAARPAALSAPNPATL from the coding sequence GTGACAGCCGAGACCACTGCCCGCCCGCAGCCGCGCGGCGCCCTGCGGTTGATGTTCGACCCGGTCTTCGGCGCCCTGTTCTGGGGCAAGATTTTCTCCGTCGTCGCGGTGTGGACGCACGGCATCGTCGCGGCCATCGTGATCTTCGACGCCACCGGTTCGGCGGTCATGGTGGGCATGGTCGGTGTCGCACAGTTCCTGCCCCAACTCATCCTCAGCCCCACCAGCGGCAAGTGGGCCGATATCGGCGACCCCGCCCGCCAGATTCTGTGGGGCCGGGTGTTGTGCATCATCGGCTCGGGCTCGACCGCACTGTGGCTGGGCCTGTCCCCCGACCTGCAGGGCACTGCGGCGGCGGTACCCGTGCTGGTCGGCTCCACCCTGGTCGGCTTCGGGTTCGTCATCGGCGGCCCGGCCATGCAGTCGATCGTCCCGAGCCTGATCCGCGACGGCGAGCTGGCGACGGCCATGGCGCTCAACAGCATTCCGATGACCATCGGCCGCATCCTGGGTCCGGCCATCGGCGCCCTACTGGCCGCCCGTCTCGGTGCGGCGCCCGGCTTCGCGATCAGCGCGGGCCTGCACATGGTATTCGCGATCTTCCTGCTGCTGGTCACCTTCCCGACCCGACCGGAGCGCAGCCCGCACCGGGACTACCGTGTGCGCGCGGCGGTGGCATACGTCTGGCGGGACCGCCCGCTGCTGCTGGCCCTGCTGGCCGTGGCGACGGTCGGATTCGCCTCCGATCCGTCGATCACGCTCACCCCGTCGATGGCCGAGGAGCTCGGCGGCGGTGCTCACCTGGTGGGTGCGCTGTCGGCGGCGTTCGGCATCGGCGCGGCGGTCGGCATGGTGGCACTGGCGTCGATGCGTGGACGGCTGGCGGCCGCCCGGGTGTCGGCGATCGGGCTGTGGCTGCTCGTGGCGGGCTGCGGACTGCTCGCCCTGGGTACCGTCACGCCCTTGGCGCTGGCCGGTTTCGCGGTCGCGGGGCTGGGCTTCGGTTGGGCGATGACCGGCCTGAGCACCGTCGTTCAAGAGCGGGCACCCGAAGAACTGCGGGGCCGCATCATGGCGCTGTGGCTGGTCGGCTTCCTCGGGTCGCGCCCGTTCGCCGCGGCGTTGTTGGGCGGCGCGGCCGACATGTTCAGCGTGCGGGTGGCGTTCGTCATCGCAGGCGCGCTGACCCTCGCGGTCGCACTTGCGGCCCGACCCGCCGCGCTGTCGGCACCAAACCCAGCAACTCTTTGA
- a CDS encoding MBL fold metallo-hydrolase, with amino-acid sequence MSEPQVADRLYFRQLLSGRDYAAGDPIAQQMRNFSYLIGDRETGDAVVVDPAYAANDLVDALEADDMHLSGVLVTHHHPDHVGGTMAGFSLKGLAELLERQSVPVHVNTHEADWVSRVTGIAPSELTSHVHGDKVAIGALEIELLHTPGHTPGSQCFLLDGRLVAGDTLFLDGCGRTDFPGGDVDDMFRSLQALAQLPGDPTVFPGHWYSTDPSASLEEVKRSNYVYRASNLEQWHMLMGG; translated from the coding sequence ATGTCCGAGCCCCAGGTTGCAGACCGCTTGTACTTCCGCCAGTTGTTGTCGGGCCGCGACTACGCGGCCGGCGACCCGATCGCACAGCAGATGCGCAACTTCTCGTATCTGATCGGCGACCGCGAGACCGGCGACGCCGTGGTGGTCGACCCGGCGTATGCGGCCAACGATCTGGTCGATGCGCTCGAAGCCGACGACATGCATCTCTCCGGGGTGTTGGTCACCCACCACCACCCCGACCATGTCGGCGGCACGATGGCGGGCTTCTCCCTGAAGGGTCTCGCCGAACTGCTGGAGCGTCAGAGCGTGCCGGTCCACGTCAACACCCACGAGGCCGACTGGGTTTCCCGGGTCACCGGGATCGCGCCCAGTGAGCTGACCTCGCACGTCCACGGCGACAAGGTCGCGATCGGCGCGTTGGAGATCGAGCTACTCCACACCCCCGGTCACACGCCGGGCAGTCAGTGCTTCCTGCTGGACGGCCGACTGGTCGCCGGCGACACGCTGTTTCTCGACGGATGCGGGCGTACCGACTTTCCCGGCGGGGACGTCGACGACATGTTCCGCAGCCTGCAAGCGCTGGCCCAGCTGCCCGGCGACCCGACCGTCTTCCCCGGGCACTGGTACTCGACCGACCCGAGCGCTTCGCTCGAAGAAGTCAAACGCAGCAACTACGTGTACCGGGCGTCAAACCTCGAGCAATGGCACATGTTGATGGGTGGCTGA
- the rpmG gene encoding 50S ribosomal protein L33, which translates to MASSTDVRPKITLACEVCKHRNYITKKNRRNDPDRLEIKKFCPNCGTHQPHKESR; encoded by the coding sequence GTGGCGTCGAGTACCGACGTACGGCCGAAGATCACTTTGGCGTGCGAGGTGTGCAAGCACCGCAACTACATCACCAAGAAGAACCGCCGCAACGATCCCGACCGGCTCGAGATCAAGAAGTTCTGCCCGAACTGCGGCACCCATCAGCCGCACAAAGAGTCGCGGTAG
- a CDS encoding crotonase/enoyl-CoA hydratase family protein gives MSSLVSYELNNAVVTITMDDGKVNALSPAMQAEINAALDQAAAGAAAGEVKAVVLAGNSKVFSGGFDLSVFSSGDAAATLGMLAGGFELSVRCLSFPVPVIMAATGHAIAMGSFLLLSGDHRVGAVTSRCQANEVKIGMTLPISAIEIMRMRLTRAAFQRGIAMAAVFTGDAAIAGGWLDEVVEADAVLSRAQEVAAEAAATLNTGAHVASKLKARAEALTAIRAGIDGLATEFAG, from the coding sequence ATGAGCAGCCTGGTGAGCTACGAGCTCAACAATGCCGTGGTCACGATCACGATGGACGACGGCAAGGTCAACGCACTGTCGCCTGCCATGCAGGCCGAGATCAATGCGGCACTGGATCAGGCGGCTGCCGGTGCGGCGGCCGGCGAGGTGAAAGCCGTGGTGCTGGCCGGCAATTCCAAGGTGTTCAGCGGCGGGTTCGACCTGAGCGTGTTCTCGTCGGGCGACGCGGCGGCAACCCTGGGCATGCTCGCCGGCGGTTTCGAGTTGTCGGTGCGGTGTTTGAGCTTCCCGGTGCCGGTGATCATGGCTGCCACCGGGCATGCCATCGCGATGGGCTCGTTCCTGCTGTTGTCCGGTGATCACCGGGTCGGCGCGGTGACGTCGCGGTGCCAGGCCAACGAGGTGAAGATCGGGATGACGCTGCCGATCTCGGCCATCGAGATCATGCGGATGCGCTTGACCCGGGCCGCTTTTCAGCGCGGGATCGCCATGGCTGCGGTGTTCACCGGGGACGCGGCCATCGCCGGCGGCTGGCTCGATGAGGTCGTGGAGGCCGATGCAGTGCTGTCGCGCGCCCAAGAGGTGGCCGCGGAGGCTGCCGCGACCTTGAACACCGGTGCACACGTGGCCAGCAAGCTCAAGGCCCGTGCCGAGGCCCTGACCGCGATTCGCGCTGGAATCGACGGCTTGGCAACCGAATTCGCGGGCTAG